In one Sphingobium sp. MI1205 genomic region, the following are encoded:
- a CDS encoding autotransporter domain-containing protein, with protein sequence MNKKSRFNRMLLLSASFPAAALLANAGGALAAPATVTVPAGAGTGAAVNADIATAITTPANPDLTVTIASGADISGASIGYDFVAGGFAAGQGDGAVNLTNDGRVTGLSFGGVGVASAANSFTATSNGEVVGSVSATDFGGAVSVTNNGSVGGNVVGSGFGDVTLANGLAGEVGGSLIGQALDAANVSITNVGTVEGDLDGSATTGTVSIANSGDVAGSAFASTGEGAISVTNAASGRISGDVSAGSESGAITIANNGQVLGQTDAFSRNTTFTSTGPTTTVSGTTTTTQSSTSQQTVGGDIDGTYAGINGSLNFGAGNDGSITQVSGTNSTATVTGTVYGDIYSEASGSSFATQNVAVSTDSRDAAGTGSVVSSSNNTFNVASTGGTSTVNISGTVAPGDSGRNGDVTSRGDTASAVNINGGKVSGNVSSTSQGVAFNGAFTSEDTDTYDAGVFQGSTSVSGTQFNQARAGGDASVSLQGSSLVNGNVSVVGGASASAAIGSAAKVEQDVFVSTAVPTGPFFFTVGDASSTASSTRTTDASGDGTQVDTSLFTVSAPAVAADATLNNAGRIDGDATVAAGFGNATATITGTVGGSVNASAFASTSSSGSTSEYSVAGGLNTLTSQTVTDSFADAGGQADVVIDTAAALQGKGVPSVAGNVFASGIAGASITVGSGSVIGDAATGTGGNLFANSLGESSSDETVTTYAADGFTPVTVASTFSTAAVGGAASVTNNGTVIGDVEVQGLTSASLVNNGDLGTGGNLFSVSALDGNSTVTLTDTNPTNAGIRALAATVDAMPVGGNASFTNSGNAFGDVELEGLTGSFTNNGILTGTTTLGGSVFSGSATVDATINTTNVTVTPVAASQTYTVDQNGVSGGFSVTGAVSTQNEVASALSSLLSPAVPLDASQVDPAAFNLTVGGEAAVKTADIKATINLNNGSITLGDIDAQRDDSGAFLTDTTVNLNGSGFLGASELRSATSTAPANFTPVATLPEEAEGLFGPTAVRVLGVNTVNKTGAGTFVVTGAEYVPAEGSTPAGWTMDVGNFNVQAGEVQLDVAGADAVFGIKGNINNDATLVLGRRAPTFVQTVGNSIVTPGPEAIKGIELYQQGNYTQTANGTTVVGVNPSLVRFGNLSVNDGGAAPEVLGPITGGVSVPYFTTPTNAGVFSIPSSVTVDGNLNLAGKVAVTVSKDSLYSTGDGYTLFTYTGTGNVTATAAPTLSSQFVTFDLKHDATAKTVSIEATRNSYATGATNPNAASAAVGLDSALADVIARVKTDAAGGNGFASVTEIANAQDIANIAAGLDWRLNSAQAAQVFNELSSAEIYGSLAAVDQNAVFNTTVNRLAARRGYGEALGTQIWFNPSANFAKTGGTKSGASKIKTNSYGGAFGLDVAYQEDGAFGIGFGYGQHDVTAQGSQEEAQVRTYTIGAYATQGFGPFYGSFQLAYGFSKFEVERDLDILARTIEGDFKGKQLDASLELGYDLTAGSGLVVTPYGKLALRRWSMNGFTEEGGAGIGLKVDHASKTVFSPVLGVKAGALLGDADGIAYRPYAKVQYSFQGSIGSDRTVQYLGGGDAFRLKGVDPDGNGLIELGVDASVNKRVNLFLSGGYGFGGHNSLGQVRGGISFGF encoded by the coding sequence ATGAATAAGAAGTCGAGGTTCAACCGGATGCTGCTGTTGTCAGCCTCCTTCCCAGCGGCGGCTCTGCTCGCAAACGCTGGTGGTGCACTGGCGGCGCCCGCCACTGTGACCGTGCCGGCCGGGGCAGGGACCGGCGCGGCGGTAAATGCCGACATTGCCACGGCCATCACGACGCCGGCTAATCCCGATCTCACGGTTACGATTGCTAGCGGCGCAGATATCAGCGGCGCAAGCATCGGCTATGATTTCGTCGCAGGAGGTTTTGCTGCGGGTCAGGGCGACGGCGCGGTAAACCTCACCAATGATGGTCGCGTAACCGGCCTGAGCTTCGGCGGAGTTGGCGTGGCAAGTGCCGCCAACAGCTTCACCGCCACTAGCAATGGCGAAGTCGTCGGCAGCGTAAGCGCAACGGACTTTGGCGGCGCGGTATCGGTCACCAACAACGGCTCGGTCGGTGGCAATGTTGTCGGCTCTGGCTTTGGCGATGTCACACTCGCAAATGGCCTGGCTGGCGAAGTGGGTGGTAGCCTGATCGGGCAGGCGCTCGACGCCGCCAATGTCTCGATCACCAACGTCGGCACAGTCGAAGGCGACCTTGATGGATCGGCCACCACCGGCACCGTCAGCATCGCCAACAGCGGCGATGTTGCAGGCAGCGCCTTTGCCTCGACCGGCGAAGGGGCGATCTCCGTCACCAACGCCGCGTCTGGCCGCATCAGCGGCGATGTGTCCGCGGGATCCGAATCCGGCGCGATCACGATCGCGAACAATGGCCAGGTCCTGGGTCAGACTGACGCGTTTAGCCGCAATACGACGTTCACCTCGACCGGTCCGACGACCACTGTTTCGGGCACCACCACGACCACCCAGTCGAGCACTTCGCAGCAGACCGTCGGCGGCGATATCGATGGCACTTATGCTGGCATCAATGGCTCGCTGAACTTCGGTGCTGGCAATGACGGCAGCATCACTCAGGTGAGCGGCACGAACAGCACGGCGACCGTGACGGGCACCGTGTACGGCGACATCTATTCCGAAGCGTCTGGCTCTTCGTTTGCTACGCAGAATGTGGCCGTGTCGACCGATTCGCGCGACGCGGCGGGCACCGGCTCGGTCGTGAGCAGCAGCAACAACACGTTCAATGTTGCGTCGACTGGCGGCACGAGCACGGTCAACATCTCCGGCACCGTTGCGCCTGGCGATTCGGGCCGAAATGGCGATGTTACCTCTCGCGGCGATACTGCGAGTGCCGTCAATATCAACGGCGGCAAGGTGTCGGGCAATGTTTCGTCGACCAGCCAGGGCGTGGCGTTCAACGGGGCATTCACCTCGGAAGACACTGACACCTATGACGCAGGCGTTTTCCAGGGTTCCACCTCGGTAAGCGGCACGCAGTTCAATCAGGCGCGGGCAGGCGGAGACGCTTCCGTCTCGCTTCAGGGCAGCAGCCTGGTTAACGGCAATGTCAGCGTTGTGGGCGGTGCCTCGGCTTCGGCAGCTATCGGCTCGGCAGCCAAGGTCGAACAGGATGTGTTCGTCAGCACGGCTGTCCCGACTGGCCCATTCTTCTTCACCGTAGGCGATGCGTCCTCTACAGCCTCCAGCACGCGGACAACGGATGCGTCGGGAGACGGCACTCAGGTCGACACGTCGCTGTTTACGGTGTCGGCTCCGGCTGTCGCTGCTGATGCCACGCTCAACAATGCGGGCCGAATCGATGGCGATGCGACGGTTGCAGCCGGCTTCGGCAACGCTACGGCCACGATCACCGGCACTGTTGGCGGTTCGGTGAACGCCAGCGCGTTCGCGTCCACCTCGAGTAGCGGTTCCACCTCGGAATATAGCGTTGCTGGCGGACTCAACACGCTGACGTCGCAAACCGTCACGGACAGCTTCGCCGATGCTGGTGGCCAAGCCGATGTCGTGATCGACACCGCTGCCGCGCTTCAGGGTAAGGGCGTGCCAAGCGTTGCAGGCAATGTCTTTGCTTCGGGCATTGCTGGCGCTTCGATCACCGTCGGCAGCGGCAGTGTCATCGGTGATGCTGCGACGGGTACGGGCGGCAATCTGTTTGCCAACAGCCTGGGCGAAAGCAGCAGCGATGAGACGGTCACGACCTACGCTGCGGACGGTTTCACGCCCGTCACGGTTGCATCGACCTTCAGCACTGCCGCGGTAGGCGGTGCCGCTTCGGTCACCAACAACGGCACCGTTATTGGCGATGTCGAGGTTCAAGGACTGACCTCCGCTTCGCTCGTCAACAATGGCGATCTGGGCACCGGCGGCAATCTGTTCAGCGTTTCGGCTCTGGATGGCAACAGCACTGTCACGCTGACCGACACGAATCCGACCAACGCTGGCATCCGCGCCCTCGCCGCGACGGTTGACGCAATGCCGGTGGGCGGCAACGCCAGCTTCACCAACAGCGGCAACGCCTTTGGCGATGTTGAGCTGGAAGGCTTGACCGGATCGTTCACCAACAATGGCATCCTGACCGGCACGACCACGCTTGGTGGTTCGGTGTTCAGCGGATCGGCCACGGTCGATGCGACGATCAACACCACCAACGTGACCGTGACTCCCGTTGCCGCTTCGCAGACCTACACTGTCGATCAAAACGGTGTTTCGGGTGGCTTCAGCGTGACGGGCGCGGTTTCGACGCAGAACGAGGTGGCGTCTGCGCTGTCTTCACTCCTGTCGCCGGCGGTTCCGCTCGATGCCTCGCAGGTCGATCCGGCTGCGTTCAACCTGACCGTGGGTGGTGAGGCTGCCGTCAAGACCGCCGACATCAAGGCGACGATCAACCTCAACAACGGCTCGATCACACTTGGCGACATCGACGCACAGCGTGACGACAGCGGGGCCTTCCTCACCGACACGACCGTCAACCTGAATGGCAGCGGCTTCCTAGGCGCGAGCGAACTCCGTTCGGCTACCTCGACAGCGCCTGCCAACTTCACGCCGGTCGCCACGCTGCCGGAAGAAGCTGAAGGCCTGTTCGGTCCGACCGCCGTCCGCGTGTTGGGCGTCAACACGGTCAACAAGACCGGTGCGGGCACCTTCGTGGTGACGGGTGCCGAATATGTTCCGGCTGAAGGCTCGACTCCCGCAGGCTGGACGATGGATGTTGGCAACTTCAACGTGCAGGCTGGCGAAGTTCAGCTGGACGTTGCTGGCGCCGACGCCGTGTTCGGCATCAAGGGCAACATCAACAATGATGCCACCCTGGTCCTCGGCCGTCGTGCACCGACCTTCGTTCAGACGGTTGGCAACAGCATCGTCACGCCGGGACCCGAAGCGATCAAGGGCATCGAGCTCTATCAGCAGGGCAACTACACCCAGACTGCCAACGGCACGACGGTTGTGGGCGTCAACCCCTCGCTGGTCCGCTTCGGCAACCTGTCAGTCAACGATGGCGGCGCAGCTCCCGAAGTGCTGGGTCCGATCACCGGTGGGGTCAGTGTTCCCTACTTCACCACCCCGACCAATGCCGGTGTCTTCTCGATCCCGTCGTCGGTCACTGTGGACGGTAACCTGAACCTGGCCGGTAAGGTCGCGGTGACGGTGTCGAAGGATAGCCTCTATTCGACGGGCGACGGCTATACGCTGTTCACCTATACCGGTACCGGCAATGTCACCGCCACCGCGGCACCGACGCTCTCCTCGCAGTTCGTCACTTTCGATCTGAAGCATGATGCGACCGCTAAGACCGTTTCGATCGAGGCGACCCGCAACAGCTACGCCACGGGCGCAACCAATCCCAATGCCGCTTCGGCAGCCGTGGGTCTGGACAGCGCGCTGGCTGACGTCATTGCTCGGGTGAAGACGGATGCTGCTGGCGGCAATGGCTTTGCTTCGGTTACGGAGATCGCCAATGCGCAGGACATCGCCAACATCGCTGCTGGTCTCGACTGGCGCCTGAACAGCGCACAGGCGGCGCAGGTCTTCAACGAGCTTTCCTCGGCGGAGATCTACGGTTCGCTGGCCGCGGTTGATCAGAACGCGGTTTTCAACACCACCGTCAACCGTCTGGCTGCTCGCCGTGGCTATGGTGAGGCGCTGGGCACCCAGATCTGGTTCAACCCGTCGGCGAACTTCGCCAAGACGGGGGGCACCAAGTCCGGAGCGTCGAAGATCAAGACCAACAGCTATGGCGGCGCCTTTGGCCTCGACGTGGCCTATCAGGAAGACGGCGCCTTCGGCATCGGCTTTGGCTATGGTCAGCATGACGTCACTGCACAGGGTTCGCAGGAAGAGGCGCAGGTTCGCACCTACACCATCGGTGCCTATGCGACCCAGGGCTTTGGCCCCTTCTACGGCAGCTTCCAGTTGGCGTACGGCTTCTCGAAATTTGAAGTCGAACGCGACCTGGACATCCTGGCTCGCACCATTGAAGGTGACTTCAAGGGCAAGCAGTTGGATGCCAGCCTGGAGCTGGGCTACGACTTGACCGCCGGTAGCGGCCTGGTCGTGACCCCCTATGGTAAGCTGGCGCTGCGTCGCTGGTCGATGAACGGCTTCACTGAAGAAGGTGGCGCTGGCATCGGACTGAAGGTGGATCATGCCTCCAAGACCGTCTTCTCGCCCGTTCTGGGCGTGAAGGCCGGGGCTCTGCTCGGTGACGCCGATGGGATCGCCTATCGCCCCTATGCGAAGGTTCAGTACAGCTTCCAGGGCAGCATCGGCAGCGATCGCACGGTCCAGTATCTGGGCGGCGGGGATGCCTTCCGCCTGAAGGGTGTGGATCCGGACGGTAACGGGCTGATCGAACTGGGCGTGGATGCCTCGGTCAATAAGCGCGTCAACCTGTTCCTCTCTGGCGGTTACGGCTTTGGTGGCCACAACAGCCTCGGCCAGGTCCGTGGTGGCATTAGCTTCGGCTTCTGA
- a CDS encoding thermonuclease family protein, giving the protein MILAPDDPGPIRPDEALDVRVLKVFDGDGFLANVWHPLREAWVELVPFRLAFIDAPEMEQPFGPEARDFLLGLVGGKKLRLLPIGKEATGGVPIDPYKRLLCMAYLTEQMDAGRVEYYHEGKRGSGLVTRPRCVTRNIELEMIVNGWAWVTEQYAFDREAEYFNAQDDARRNRRGLWVSNNPDPPWNFKRRQKHRMRQAEGQGRLI; this is encoded by the coding sequence ATGATTCTTGCGCCGGATGATCCGGGTCCGATCAGGCCCGACGAAGCCTTGGATGTGCGTGTCCTGAAGGTTTTCGACGGCGACGGCTTCCTAGCAAATGTTTGGCACCCACTGCGAGAGGCATGGGTGGAGCTCGTCCCTTTCCGGTTGGCGTTCATAGATGCACCAGAAATGGAACAGCCCTTCGGGCCCGAAGCCCGCGACTTTCTGCTCGGGCTGGTAGGTGGCAAAAAGCTTCGTTTGCTTCCGATTGGCAAGGAAGCGACGGGCGGCGTACCTATAGACCCGTATAAACGCCTCCTCTGCATGGCATATTTGACGGAGCAGATGGATGCCGGAAGGGTGGAATATTATCATGAGGGTAAGCGGGGATCTGGCTTGGTGACGAGACCCCGGTGCGTTACCCGCAATATCGAGCTGGAGATGATCGTAAACGGTTGGGCCTGGGTCACAGAGCAATATGCGTTCGACCGCGAAGCGGAATATTTCAATGCACAGGACGATGCCAGGCGGAACCGGCGCGGATTATGGGTGAGCAACAATCCCGATCCGCCGTGGAACTTTAAGCGTCGCCAGAAGCATCGAATGCGGCAAGCGGAGGGGCAGGGGCGACTGATTTAG
- a CDS encoding IS630 family transposase (programmed frameshift) produces MGWRPGQSYSQDLRDRVLAAVDGGMPVREAAVIFKVSVAYIYKARIRRRLTGNTGINPNRGRPPRKLSPAQELALAAHIRSRPGITLAQAQAWLLAEHGIGLSTGAMWNAVRRLGLSLKKALHAAEQERPDVAARRKLWRAAQPFIDPESLVFLDETGVNTKMARLYGWAPVGERCRDRVPFGHWKTMTFIAGLRLTGMTAPWVLDGPMDGDAFRVYIRDVLAPTLRRGDVVVLDNLPAHKVAGIREAITARRAQLFYLPPYSPDMNPIEMAFSKLKALLRQEPARTVDALVERIGNLLDRFPAQECANFFHDAGYQRSM; encoded by the exons ATGGGTTGGCGACCGGGGCAGAGTTACTCGCAGGATTTACGCGATCGGGTGCTGGCGGCTGTGGACGGCGGAATGCCCGTCCGCGAGGCGGCCGTGATCTTCAAGGTCAGCGTGGCCTATATCTACAAGGCGCGGATCCGGCGTCGGCTGACCGGTAATACCGGGATCAACCCGAACCGTGGCCGTCCCCCGCGCAAGCTCTCGCCGGCACAGGAGCTGGCGCTGGCGGCGCACATCCGCTCGCGACCGGGGATCACGCTGGCGCAGGCGCAAGCGTGGCTGCTGGCCGAACACGGAATCGGGCTCAGCACCGGCGCGATGTGGAACGCGGTTCGGCGGCTCGGCCTGTCG TTAAAAAAAGCCCTGCACGCAGCCGAGCAGGAGCGGCCAGACGTGGCGGCACGTCGCAAGCTGTGGCGGGCAGCCCAGCCGTTCATCGACCCTGAAAGCCTCGTCTTTCTCGACGAGACAGGGGTAAACACCAAGATGGCGCGGCTCTATGGCTGGGCGCCGGTCGGCGAACGCTGCCGCGATCGCGTGCCGTTCGGACACTGGAAGACGATGACCTTCATCGCCGGCCTGCGTCTGACGGGCATGACCGCGCCCTGGGTGCTCGACGGGCCGATGGATGGCGATGCATTCCGGGTCTATATCCGCGACGTCCTGGCACCCACTCTTCGACGCGGCGATGTCGTGGTGCTCGACAATCTGCCCGCCCACAAGGTCGCCGGCATCCGCGAGGCGATCACCGCCCGGCGCGCCCAGCTCTTCTACCTGCCGCCCTACAGCCCCGACATGAACCCGATCGAGATGGCCTTCTCCAAACTCAAGGCGCTGCTGCGGCAGGAACCGGCCCGCACCGTCGATGCCCTTGTCGAGCGCATCGGCAACCTGCTTGATCGCTTCCCAGCCCAAGAATGTGCCAACTTCTTCCACGACGCAGGGTATCAACGGTCAATGTGA
- a CDS encoding DEAD/DEAH box helicase: MSTFASDAPSYDRLHPEIRRWVRDEGWTGLREIQDTAIRSILGSSSDVIIMAGTASGKTEAAFLPLLTEAAEMTGGGLRLLYVSPLKALINDQFRRLEPLCERLGLPITRWHGDAPQGPKTRLLKAPAGVALITPESIEALLLRRPADATKLFRGVHGIVVDELHAFLQGPRGLHLASLLRRVDRIASGRPRRVGLSATLGDADAACRWMNAVSPQSVTVLRAPKSGPGVRLQIRGYEEPPEAVGIDEIAENGAHDALSQIADHIFANLRGSNNLAFAASRRTVEALADRLRERSERDKVPEEFFPHHGSLSKELRETLETRLKAGDQPTTAVATTTLELGIDLGSVQSVAQVGAPRSLSGLKQRLGRSGRRGSPAVLRIYVREDHLDPDSDPLDKLRLETVRAVACVRLLQENWVEPSTEDPSLATVALHQTLSLIASEGGVRAPAAHKLLFGRDSYLAFAPSDYADLLRGAGPQGFELLEQSPDGILMLGRAGEELVQARDFYAVFKTDEEWRLVSSGRTLGTVPLTNVLGIGSLVGFAGRRWRVEAVDDRAKVLEVVPHRSGKLPRFDRPANEQLHDHVTATMLEVLSDHEIPAYLDAAGKKFLLQGRTAFRELGLHRRALIPAARDTHVITWRGTAINSVLSIVLMSAGLEVAVHDVGVTAFDVTPKQLAAILQQAGDCPPMEDLSDFVLGLRTAKLDDFIEESVLRRLWAARNEKHRDTVSSILTELRTAMTF; encoded by the coding sequence TTGTCGACCTTCGCATCTGACGCCCCGTCCTATGATCGGCTTCATCCTGAAATCCGCCGCTGGGTGCGCGATGAGGGATGGACCGGCCTGCGTGAGATACAGGACACGGCGATCCGCTCGATCCTGGGATCCAGCAGCGACGTAATCATCATGGCCGGCACAGCCTCGGGCAAGACCGAGGCAGCGTTCCTGCCGCTGCTCACCGAGGCAGCGGAGATGACAGGTGGTGGCCTTCGCCTCCTATACGTCAGTCCGCTCAAGGCGCTGATCAACGACCAGTTCAGGCGTCTCGAACCTCTGTGCGAACGCCTTGGTCTACCAATCACCCGTTGGCATGGCGACGCGCCTCAGGGTCCTAAGACGAGACTGCTCAAGGCGCCAGCGGGCGTCGCGCTGATCACCCCTGAATCGATCGAGGCCCTCCTGCTGCGCCGCCCCGCCGATGCCACTAAGCTGTTCAGAGGCGTGCATGGGATCGTCGTGGACGAGCTTCACGCATTCCTCCAAGGCCCGCGCGGGCTGCACTTGGCCTCTCTTCTCCGTCGCGTCGACAGGATCGCGTCCGGACGCCCGCGACGGGTCGGCCTCTCCGCCACGCTAGGCGATGCCGACGCGGCCTGCCGCTGGATGAACGCGGTCAGCCCCCAGAGCGTAACAGTATTGCGGGCGCCGAAGAGCGGCCCAGGTGTCAGGCTGCAGATTCGAGGATACGAGGAGCCTCCCGAGGCAGTCGGGATCGATGAGATCGCCGAAAACGGTGCGCACGATGCGCTCAGCCAAATCGCCGACCATATCTTCGCCAACCTGCGCGGATCGAACAACCTCGCCTTCGCTGCCTCTCGCCGGACGGTCGAGGCACTCGCGGACCGCCTCCGCGAGCGGTCGGAGCGAGACAAGGTGCCGGAGGAATTCTTCCCGCATCACGGCAGCCTCTCCAAGGAACTCCGCGAGACGCTGGAGACGCGGCTCAAGGCTGGCGACCAGCCTACCACCGCAGTCGCGACGACAACGCTCGAGCTCGGCATCGATCTGGGCAGCGTCCAGTCGGTCGCCCAAGTGGGTGCGCCCAGATCGCTTTCCGGTCTGAAGCAGCGCCTCGGTCGGAGCGGCCGTCGCGGTAGCCCGGCGGTCCTCCGCATCTATGTCCGCGAAGACCATCTCGATCCGGATTCCGATCCGCTGGACAAGCTACGCCTCGAAACGGTGAGGGCCGTCGCCTGCGTCCGACTTCTGCAGGAGAATTGGGTCGAGCCCTCTACAGAAGACCCCTCGCTTGCCACGGTGGCTCTGCATCAGACCCTCTCGCTCATAGCATCCGAGGGCGGCGTCCGTGCGCCCGCGGCGCACAAGCTCCTATTCGGTCGGGACAGCTACCTAGCCTTCGCGCCGTCCGACTACGCCGATTTGCTCCGCGGGGCTGGTCCTCAGGGTTTCGAACTTCTCGAACAATCGCCAGATGGCATCCTCATGCTCGGTCGTGCGGGGGAGGAACTGGTCCAGGCGCGCGACTTCTATGCCGTCTTCAAGACGGACGAGGAATGGCGCCTTGTCTCGAGCGGCCGTACCCTCGGGACCGTTCCGCTCACCAATGTCCTCGGGATAGGATCACTCGTAGGCTTCGCAGGCCGTAGATGGCGCGTAGAGGCGGTCGATGACCGCGCCAAGGTGCTCGAAGTTGTTCCCCATCGATCCGGGAAGCTGCCTCGCTTCGATCGGCCCGCGAACGAGCAACTGCACGACCACGTCACCGCGACGATGCTGGAGGTGCTGTCTGACCACGAGATCCCCGCATATCTCGATGCAGCCGGAAAGAAGTTCCTCCTGCAGGGGCGCACCGCGTTTCGCGAACTCGGCCTCCATCGGCGCGCACTCATCCCCGCGGCGCGAGACACCCACGTCATCACCTGGCGTGGCACGGCTATAAATTCGGTGCTGTCGATCGTCCTCATGAGCGCTGGCCTAGAGGTTGCGGTCCACGACGTGGGCGTGACTGCGTTCGATGTGACACCGAAGCAACTCGCTGCCATTCTCCAGCAGGCGGGCGATTGCCCGCCGATGGAAGATCTCTCGGACTTTGTCCTTGGGCTGAGAACCGCGAAACTCGACGATTTTATAGAGGAGAGTGTGCTTCGACGCCTTTGGGCTGCCCGGAATGAAAAGCATCGAGACACTGTGAGCTCAATCCTAACCGAATTGCGGACCGCGATGACATTTTAA
- a CDS encoding ATP-binding protein, whose amino-acid sequence MSTIRRKDRDLIIQALSAGVVPRVGLQHIQVGRSQEVGALVRDIDRIADAGSAVRFVIGEYGAGKTFFLNLVRLIALERKCVTVHADLAPDRRLHATGGQARGLYAEAVRNMATRTKPEGGALPSIVERFVTECVREAEDGGAPVERIIDRRLAPLLEMLGGHDFCTVLKTYWRAHEDGDDGLKAAALRWLRAEYPTKTEARQALPVRSIIDDADVYDTFKLLSAFVRIAGYSGLLVVFDEMVNLYKLQSSQARNQNYEQLLRTLNDVLQGNVEGLGFVFGGTPEFLLDSRRGLYSYKALQSRLEENSFATEGRIDLSGPVIRLQSLSPEDLLVLLGNIRSVFALGDPSAFLVPDEAKTAFMEHCNKRIGEAYFRTPRNTIKAFVQFLSVLEQNPDTQWHDLIAAVSPDREEPEEPEADEELVDLRI is encoded by the coding sequence TTGAGCACAATCCGACGCAAGGACCGGGATCTCATCATTCAGGCCCTTTCCGCCGGCGTCGTTCCACGGGTGGGCCTCCAGCATATCCAGGTCGGACGCTCTCAGGAGGTCGGCGCGCTCGTCCGCGACATCGACCGGATCGCGGACGCCGGATCGGCCGTTCGCTTCGTCATCGGCGAGTATGGAGCAGGCAAGACCTTCTTCCTGAATCTCGTGCGTCTCATCGCCCTCGAACGGAAATGCGTCACGGTCCACGCCGATCTCGCTCCCGACCGTAGGCTTCACGCGACTGGGGGACAGGCCCGCGGCCTCTATGCGGAGGCTGTCCGGAACATGGCGACACGCACGAAGCCGGAAGGCGGCGCTCTTCCTAGCATTGTCGAGCGATTCGTAACGGAGTGCGTTCGGGAGGCTGAAGACGGTGGAGCTCCTGTCGAGCGAATCATCGACCGGCGCCTCGCTCCCCTGCTGGAGATGCTAGGCGGTCACGACTTCTGCACGGTGCTCAAGACATACTGGCGCGCCCACGAGGATGGTGACGACGGCCTCAAGGCGGCGGCGCTGCGCTGGCTCAGGGCCGAGTATCCCACCAAGACGGAGGCGCGGCAGGCCCTCCCCGTTCGCAGCATAATCGACGACGCGGACGTCTATGACACATTCAAGCTTCTCTCAGCGTTCGTTCGCATCGCGGGGTATTCAGGACTTCTCGTGGTCTTCGACGAGATGGTCAACCTCTACAAGCTGCAGAGCTCCCAAGCGCGCAACCAGAACTACGAGCAGCTTCTCAGGACGCTCAACGACGTGCTGCAGGGCAATGTCGAGGGGCTCGGCTTCGTTTTCGGAGGAACGCCGGAGTTCCTACTCGACAGTCGGCGTGGCCTCTACAGCTACAAGGCGCTCCAATCGCGGTTGGAAGAGAACAGCTTCGCCACAGAGGGGCGGATCGATCTCAGCGGACCAGTGATACGGCTCCAGAGCCTGTCGCCCGAGGATCTCCTCGTGCTGCTAGGAAACATCAGGTCGGTCTTCGCACTCGGAGACCCATCGGCCTTCCTCGTGCCTGACGAGGCGAAGACCGCCTTCATGGAGCATTGCAATAAGCGGATCGGCGAGGCCTATTTCCGCACACCCCGCAACACCATCAAGGCCTTCGTCCAGTTTCTGTCCGTTTTGGAGCAGAACCCTGACACGCAGTGGCACGATCTGATCGCAGCTGTCTCGCCGGACAGGGAGGAGCCAGAAGAGCCAGAGGCGGACGAAGAGCTTGTCGACCTTCGCATCTGA